The sequence below is a genomic window from Sebastes fasciatus isolate fSebFas1 chromosome 18, fSebFas1.pri, whole genome shotgun sequence.
taggctgattcatagagtttctcaaggggttgacctactatctttgagcagattttcatttgttggagcagttttgactttaaagtagttgacaaattattgtaccatgtagtataacaatactgcaggacactcataatcacagaagtaaaaaacaatagaagaatttgtttacttgccccaaaagacctgaggcggcggagaaagtaaattctttgttttgtctttttacagacaaattcaatgtggtctttccaagataacagatgatcaatcattactcccaaatatttatatgaaaatacctgcaggattttttcgttatgaataacaataggaactttatgagaatcagatggtgaaccaaatacaatttcttccgttttctttgtgttaatctGAAGAGCATTACTGTCACTCCACTCGACCATTTTGTTCACGCCATGTTGGTGCAGCTCAGGGTCGTCCGAGTGACTTAACAGAGATATTATAGCCGTATCATCAGAATACTTTAGGatgtattgatttggtgtatTTGTACGACAGTCATCGGTGTAAAAGGTGAAAAGCATAGCTGAACTCACGCAACCCTGAGGGGCCCCGACGTTGGTCGTGATGGCAGTGGAAagggttttatttacttttacaaTTTGAACTCTGTTAGTGAGAAACACAAATAGGGATTCAGTTCCCGCTGGACcatttttgacaccaagatgTCTGTCTGTATTGTATTGAAGGCTGATGAAAAGTCTAGAAAAAGAGCTCTTGCATAGGTTTTTGGTTTGTCTAAATGTTTTGTAATAATATGAACCAGAGTGGCAACAGCGTCTTCTGTACCACAACCCTGCTTATATGCGAATTGATATGGATCaagtttgtcttttgttgtacTGACAAGATATTGGAGCAGAATTCTTTCTAGAGATTTCATAATCACTGAGGTAAGGGCTATTGGTCTAAAATCCTTGTGTTCTTTAGGACATGGTATTTTGGGTAAAGGTTTTATGTGCGCAGTTTTCCATGACAGAGGTACAGTGTGCGTGTCTACAGAAGCCTGAAAGACTGGTTGCCACACTGGTGCCAGCTCGGTTGCAAAGTTCTTCAGAAGGAAAGCGCTGCATTCATCTGGTCCAGCAGCTTTCTTGGAATTTGTACACCGAAAACTTTTCCTAACATCTTCGACAGTGATGCCAATTCTGTCTGAGGTAGTTGGTATAATAGTTTTAAGTATTTCAGTGCACTTATCAGAATTATCTAGTGATTCAAATCTGGTAAAGAAAGTGTTTAGGTCGTTGGCAAAGCAAAATTCATTATCTGTCACAATAGGTTTAGTTGGAGATGACATTCCTGTCATAGATTTCATGGTATCCCATACCTTTTTAGAGTTATTAGCTTTAAAGGCATCTTCCAGAAGCTGTCTGTGTGCCAGTTTTGCTTTCCTCAATTTGATTTTGAGCTCTTTTCCTGTCTGTTTAAGTGCTCcataatctttgtttttgaaagCCACTTTCCTTGTATTTATTACTTGTATTATGTCCCTGGTcacatatgatttattatttggatAGATTTTAATCTCCTTTGTGGGGACAACCAGCTGTACACAAAAATTTATATAATCATTTGTAACAGTAGTCATTTCTTCTAGTGATCCCTCCTGAAAGATTTCCCAATTTGTCCAATCAAAACAGGCTTTCAGTTGCTCCCTACTTTCATTTGTCCATGTCCTTATCACTTTCTTTTCAGGTTTACTTTGCTTGAGTTTGGTCTTGTACACTGGGATCATGTGCACAACGTTATGATCGGAATTTAATATGGGTGGCCTACACTTGGAAACATAGGCACCTTTAACGTTTACAAAACACTTGTCCAGGATATTGTCTTTTCTTGTGTGGTCCTTAACATACTGTTCgaacccaggtaacacagtctccaAGTGGCACTGGTTCAAGTCCCCCACCACTATAGCCGGTGCATCGGGGTGGCTGAGTTGTAGCTCATGAACACAGTTAGCTATGGTGCTGGCCGCCTGTGACGCTTTGCCGCTGGGAGGCGcgtacacaacaaacagcagtaTACATCCAAACTCTCTAGGTAAATAAAAAGGTCGTAACGTCATGCCGAGAATTTCTACATTGGGATCACAGATCTTATATTTAACTGAGTGCGATCTGCACCATAGATCATTTATGTACGCGCAAATACCGCCTCCCCGAGTTTTTCCAGAGTCCACATCCCTGTCTGCCCGCACAAGGGTGAATCCTGGGACTTCAAAGAGAGAGTCGGGCATTGTAGCTTGTAGCCAGCTTTCCGTGAAGCATAACAATGATGCCTCACGAAATTCGTTACAGTACCTTGTGTATGTCCGTATCGCATCCACTTTATTGCTCAGCGAGCGCAGGTTTGTAAGAACAATAGACGGAAGAGGTGGCCGATTGAATCTCCGCCGTAGTCGGTTCCGAATACCCCCTCTTTTTCCTCGTTTCTTTTTCCTATTCGTTCTGATCAGCTCCTGAGGGATGTTATCCAGCATCGAATGGTAGACGTGGCTTGATGTCATCTCCCGTGTCAGCTAGGGTTGTAGCTCCAGCAAAGTCTCTCGACTGTACGAGCGTGCGAGGCACGGCTCCTCGCCACACCTGTCCATGTTGCCACTCAGGTGTGCGGTTGAAAATTGCACCGACAAACATTGTCCACGGAGGCCAATAATCCACAGAATCAGAAGCGTAGTTTTCAGGGCAGTCATCATCTTACACAAGGACAGTTCTTACAGACGCAACAATTTAGACagcaattaaacaaaaaaaaaaaaaaaacagagcaaaCGGAGCATACTGAGACGCAGTGCGCAGCCGAGCAGCGCACCGGTGTGCAAGATGAATGTCTGCAGCTGTGAAATATTTCTGGCTCCACAAGTGTAGCAATATAAATAACAGTTCATATAGTACTTACAAAGAAGTCGTCATAGGTTGCCGACATTTTGGCACAAAACCAAAAGTGGTTGCACACATCCTTGCTCCAAATGAGTAAAATGGAGCACCCCTTCTGCTGGCTCACATGACCACAgaatgaaatgcaaaaacaaatcaaagaaaATTATTGGTGTAAGCAAGTTTTGTGACGAAGTGACAATGAGTTCAAATGAAATACATTCCATAATATTACCTGGTGGATCTTCTTTCCAAGGTTTTTCGATCCGTGCCACATGTCAAGGGTATGGCGAACTCCCCATGACTTATATATGCCCTTGGCTGTATGAACAGTGAACAAAAGACATTTGTAAGTACAGACATCTGCACAAGTCAACacacatattaaaaatgaataacaaaCTAAAAACCTATATACGTACTAAAGAGTGCAGCTATCTGGCTATGAGCATCAGTACATATTTCGCTCAAATTTCCTATTTACTGACAAAGTGTGTCAAAAGTCCGGATGAAGGCTTCCTTCTCCATGATGACACTGTTCCGCGCCGTTTCACGTTTGTCCACTGTCACCATGGAGATGATGTCTTtagagtcattctccatcacaCTATATGTGCAGTACTGTGCACAGAATCCAGGGCTGTCCATCCGACCATCtccttttaaaacaaaacataaataataatttcagaaattggaacacactttttttatgattcaCTCTAGTGGATATGATACTGACCACTTCCGGTTGTACAACAACCGGTATTTGTCAGTATCATATCCACAAATCTATGTCAAAATAGAACTTACCCAGGGCCACGACACTGGCTTTGGGCTTTAGCTGGGAAATAACTAATCCTCGCTTTTCTTCCCAGAACTGTTTTATGGTGTCCACACAGTAGGTGTCctgtattttgaaaaatgtggacCTTCCCACCATCCCCATGTTCATAAATTTGAACAGTAATGCCACTTTCGCATAGTTGTTTCCAGAGAGGAGGATATTGACAGCCAACATGAAGTCCCCTATCAGCATCCCATACTTGAGAGCGGACTGTGAACTCGAACGCCACACAATATGACCAAAGGGAAACgtctagaaaaaaaagaagagtgacAGAAAgcaaaatgggttttattgtgCATATCAAAGCTTAGTGCGGTGCTGCATATATTTTGCACTATACAACACATAATATGGGCAAAAAGTACCACACACTCCAAAGTCATGAAGTACATATATTTTCCAAAAATGGCTGTTCCTGGCTGGTGTCAGCTCAATGTACAAGATTCTTCACAGCCTTGCCCAATTCCCACCAAGGCAGTTTGTAACAGTTTGTGATGCAGCAATTACGATTTGCTGCTTacattgttaaaacattttaaaagacaacataatatcaatactgtaaaataaatactCACCCACTCAATGATGGCAGCTGTGGCCCTGGATTTGACCGTCACCTGAAAGGGTCCATGGGCCTGGCACGCTGCATTGGTAACAGGGTCCTTGGCGGTACACATGGGGATGGGCAGCAGAAGGTACTCAGCCAGCAGCTTCAAGTTTAGATGATAGGCAATAGAAGCTGGCCGGCCAATGACCTCATCTTCTCTCTGGGGctggagcttttctggcatctcAGGTGCATCTGTGAGAGTGGGACCGACGTCTGAAGAGTCATGCACAGTATCCTCCATACTTATGGCTGGAAGTGCATCCAAGCGAATGCTCGTAGAGGGGAGGGCAACACCAGTTCTGTTGGGAAAATATTATGAATCACAAAAAAAGCACTGTGAAATGGATACATAATTTCAGACATGTAGGACACCTGTTATGTAGTCACATTCCTTGCACTCACTGAATGTGAACATAAGCTATAGGCCCCTCCCgtgacacaaaaaaagaaaagaaaatggatggatagataattACACACCACAGTGACTTACCGGACACACAAAGGGAAGATGTAATCAGCATCACTGTCGTCATCACTGTCGACTTCcctggtctcctcctcctcctccaaagaTGAGACAGACTCTGTCTCTTCAGCGTGGCACAAGGTGTCATCTGCCCAGTCAATGCTATAGACAGGATAAAATTATTTAGTAATATTATCTTGCACCAATATACAAAGGGGCACATGCtcaaaatataaagaggaaattCAAAAACAGATAAACTTACATGGAATTCTGAATGTCGTTGAACTCCTCTACATTGATGCGGTCAGCATTCAAATCAAGTGATGTCATACTAAGCACAATGAAATAATAAGAGAATAAGATCACATTACTGCTCATCACAAACTCTGAGACCAGAATATAACCACCAAGAATGCAGGATATAACTCATATGCTACCATAATTAGTAacctgtatgagtaacgctactcatacaggttactgtatgagtaacactactgtatgagtaacgctactcatacaagttactgtatgagtaacactactgtatgagtagcgttactgctactcatacagtaacctgtatgagtagcgttactgtatgagtaacgctactcatacaggttactgtatgagtaacactactgtatgagtaacgttactgtatgagtaacgttactgtatgagtaacactACTCACACAGGTTACTGTATCGAGTACTGTGATGACTGTGATGTGTCGTTATATAGCGGCAATTCTATGGGAATTACCGTCCGTTCTTTCGCTTAGTAAACTTATGGGTCCTTTGAGATGACAGACTGTGATTCAGGGATCCAGCTACAGTAgctacataaacataaacatggacTTGAATTAGCCGCAGCAAGCCTCGGgctacggttagcagaaggctaacgtACATTCAACCTGGCTACTCATCGCCTGCTTTCACGGTAAAGCTACCTACAAACAAATCAGTACAAAACATTTAGATATTACAGGAAAACGAAGTTAGTAACTTACCTGTCTAGGAGAAGAACGGCTAGCTCAGAGTCCAACGTGAGGCCGATGCTGTCCCGGAGATCTCTCCACCgctgaaacgcttcgccgatattgACACGCGTTTTATTCCGCTTATTGTCGGACTCTCTTGTGGACTGTCTTTTTGaaagtctgtctttctttttttgggttgttttgagGTGTAGGCAGTTGCtgccaatgctggaatagcaaGCTTTTCAGTAGGTTGTTCCGCCATTGACCGAGGCTTTCACTATCTGCAGAGACCAGACGTGAACGCGCATCTCCTTTTgtggaacagccaataggaacgctctctctgaaatgccctgtgattggtcaaagtctgccgtcacgggcaagattttctaaagcctgtaaacagagccatgaggaggagcagacgtgtagttttctctcagatcacttgaattacaatatgctgaaaggttattatggaatttttgcaaaattatgccaaaatattgttgcctactgccactttaataatTCATATCTATATTTCCATGGCCGAGGAAAGTTCAGTCAATATCTGGGaacataatgtttgttttctgagcTGCAGGGCGGGTCAGCTGTTAGTGGTTAGTGGTTACTGGTGCAGTGATTAGTGGTTAGTGGTGCTGTAGTTAGTGGTGCACTGGTTAGTGGTAGAGTGGTTAGTGGTGCTGTAGTTAGTGGttagtggtgcagtggttagtggTGCTGTAGTTAGTGGttagtggtgcagtggttagtggTAGAGTGGttagtggtgcagtggttagtggTAGAGTGGTTAGTGGTGCTGTAGTTAGTGGTTAGTGGTGCTGTAGTTAGTGGttagtggtgcagtggttagtggTGCTGTAGttagtggtgcagtggttagtggTGCACTGGTTAGTGGTAGAGTGGTTAGTGGTGCTGTAGttagtggtgcagtggttagtggtgcagtggttagtggtgcagtggttagtggTGCTGTAGTTAGTGGTGCAGTAGttagtggtgcagtggttagtggTAGAGTGGttagtggtgcagtggttagtggTAGAGTGGTTAGTGGTGCTGTAGTTAGTGGttagtggtgcagtggttagtggTGCTGTAGTTAGTGGttagtggtgcagtggttagtggTTAGTGGTGCTGTAGttagtggtgcagtggttagtggTAGAGTGGTTAGTGGTGCTGTAGTTAGTGGttagtggtgcagtggttagtggTGCACTGGTTAGTGGTAGAGTGGTTAGTTGTGCTGTAGTTAGTGGttagtggtgcagtggttagtggTGCTGTAGttagtggtgcagtggttagtggTGCTGTAGTTAGTGGttagtggtgcagtggttagtggTGCAGTGGTAAGTGGTGCACTGGTTAGTGGTGCAGTTGTTAGTGGTACACTGGttagtggtgcagtggttagtggTACACTGGTTAGTGGTGCAGTGGTAGGTAGTGCACTGGTTAGTGGTTAGTTGTGCAGTGGTTAGTGGTGCACTGGTTAGTGGTGAAGTGGTAAGTGGTGCACTGGTTAATAGtcagtggtgcagtggttagtggTGCAGTGGTAAGTGGTGCACTGGTTAGTGGTGAACTGGTTAGTGGGGCAGTGGTTAGTGGGGCAGTGGTTAGTGGTACACTGGTTAGTGGTGCAGTGCttagtggtgcagtggttaatGGTGCACTGGTTAGTGGTGCAATGGttagtggtgcagtggttagtggTACAGTGGTGCAGTGTTGCAGTGGttagtggtgcagtggttagtcATTAGTGGTTAGTGGTGCAGTGGTTTTTGGTGCAGTGGTCAGTGGTTAGTGTTGTAGTGGTTAGTGGTCAGTGGTTAGTGGTGTAGTGGTGCAGTGGTCAATGGttagtggtgcagtggttagtgaatagtggttagtggtcagtggtgcagtggttagtggTGCTGTGGTTAGTGGTTAGTGGttagtggtgcagtggttagtggTTAGTGGgggggtcgcaggttcaaacctggcttggggtccttctgtgtggagttagcatgttctccccgtgttagcgtgggttttctccgggtgctcaggtttcctcccacagtccaaagacatgcaggttaggttcattgttgactctaaatgtcctgtaggtgtgaatgtgagtgtgaatggttgtctgtctctatgtgtcagcccagtgatagtctggagacctgtccagggtgtaccacgccttcacccaatgtcagctgggatcggctccagccccccgcgaccctgaatgagatggttacagataatggatggacgtttgttttcttttttgatcAATAAAGGTGTTCAGATCAATAAATGATCTTCGATAAAGGCTAACCTTAGCTGTTTTAGGATGATAAGAAATTGCTTGACATTTGACTGTGCCTTGCTGTTTCTAAATCCAATGATTCTCTCACATTTGTGCTGTGGTTTGGCTGCCTGGTTCCAGGCCAATCAGTCTGTAGTGAAATCCATAGAG
It includes:
- the LOC141756232 gene encoding uncharacterized protein LOC141756232 gives rise to the protein MTSLDLNADRINVEEFNDIQNSIIDWADDTLCHAEETESVSSLEEEEETREVDSDDDSDADYIFPLCVRTGVALPSTSIRLDALPAISMEDTVHDSSDVGPTLTDAPEMPEKLQPQREDEVIGRPASIAYHLNLKLLAEYLLLPIPMCTAKDPVTNAACQAHGPFQVTVKSRATAAIIEWTFPFGHIVWRSSSQSALKYGMLIGDFMLAVNILLSGNNYAKVALLFKFMNMGMVGRSTFFKIQDTYCVDTIKQFWEEKRGLVISQLKPKASVVALGDGRMDSPGFCAQYCTYSVMENDSKDIISMVTVDKRETARNSVIMEKEAFIRTFDTLCQ